In Ignatzschineria sp. RMDPL8A, the sequence TAATTTTTCATCTATTTTTAAACAATTCCATAAACCAGAATAAATATCCAATCCAATGATATTATTCCCGTCAATAATATAATTGAAATTTTCACCATCCCAAATTAATGAAAAAAATTCTTTATCTTTTAAATTTGGTAACTCATTTAATGAGCTAGATTTTCCAATAATATATTTTTGTTTAAGCAGCTTTAATCCAAGCTTATAAGGTCTTATACTATCCATGAATTACCCTATCAATGTTATATCAAAACCAATGCTTGATCTAAAAGATATGTCATTGTTATCTAGAGGTCTTATTGGTGTTACTGTATGCCAAAGTTCTGTTCCTTTATCCGCTTGTAGAATACCCATTCCCTCTTGCAGTTCACAAGTCACAAATTCTGTTTTTTTATCATTACCATAAATGATGCTTTTTGCTCCTAAAATATTTCTTCTCTCTATTACTAAAGCTGAAACAATTAAATCCATACCATCTTGATGAATACCTTCAGGTGAATTAGTTCCTTCCTCATCATTTGAGCAATATATAACAGTATGGTGAACAACTATATTCAGTTTTGTATTCTTTGTAACAGAATATATTTTATTAGCAACGAAAGTCATTATATCTTTTAAATCACTATCACACAGATCATCTGGCAACTCTTTAAAGACTCTACTTGATTTTCGGTAATCAAGATTATTATCATCTGTGATCTGCGCATCTTTTTGTTCAAATGGAGTGTTTTTCACTCTTTCGATTAACCAATTACCATCTTCATATGATAATAAATATTTAGATATCAATCTCTTTCTATTTGGCGTAAGATTTTTTATATAATTAATTGTGTCAGTAGAAAGTGTTGGGAAAAAATTAATTAGTTCATCATCTTTAATTATACCCTGATAAATTTCTTTCAAGACGTGCTCTGAGATACAGTTACCATCACTCAAGTTTTTCTTAATAATATCTATTTTATTTTGCTGAAGTAAGTAATTATCAAATTGGTATTCATCATAATATTTAGATAGTTTACTTTTCATTCTATCTACTGAAATTCCAATTTCTCCTAAGCTAATAATACTTATAGGCATACTCAATTTGTAATCCTCCCCTTTTTAACTCCATTTAAAAGTAGAAGATTCTCTAAGGTTTATTGAATCTGGCATGGTTGTAATCCTCCCCTTTTTAATACCATCCAAAAGTAGAAGATTTTCCATGGTTTATTGAAGCTGGCACGGCGGCACAGATCCAATGGCTGAATGGGGTCTTTCGTTATTATAACTCCATAGCCATTTTGTGGAATATATTTGTGCATCATCTATTGTTTCAAACAGATAGCTCGATAGCAATTCTTCTCTTACGGTTCTGTTAAACCGCTCAATATAGGCATTTTGTGTAGGTTTTCCAGGTTGAGTATAGATCAAGGTAATTTTCTCAGAATTGGCCCAATCAATTAATTTCTGGCTAATATATTCAGGACCGTTATCACATCGAATCGCTGCAGGCTTTCCTCGCCACTCAATGATTCGCTCTAAAGAGCGAATCACTTTTTCTGTCGGTAAACTAAAATCAATATCCATACAAAGTCCTTCCCGATTATAATCATCAATCACATTGAACGCTCTGAAGTAACGTCCATTTCGCAAGCTGTCAGACATAAAATCCATCGACCATATTTGATTAATATCCGTCGCTAAACCCAGTTTTTCTGGACGATTTCTGATGATTCATTTTCTTGGTTTAATTCTGAGATTGAGTTCTAACTCCCGATAGATTCTTAAAACTCGCTTACGATTCCATCGGAATTTTTGAACATTTCTTAAATAATCAAAACATAAACCAAAGCCCCAGCGCTTATGAGTTTTAGTTAACCTTAGCAACCACATTTCAATGAGGTTGTTTTCAGAGCTAGCTTTACCCTGATAGTGAAAAGTTGTTTTGCTAATTCCAAATATCTCACAAATCAAACGGATAGAGATATTTTGAGTTTTTAAAACAGCTTTAGCCATCTCTTTTCGTTGAGACGGCTTTACCACTTTCCCTCTAAGGCTTCTTGGCGAATACGGGACTTAAGACACTCTTCGGCATACATTTTCTTGAGTTTTGCATTCTCAGCTTCAAGTTCTTTCAGCCGAGTGATCATTGACGCATCCATACCGCCATATTTTGAGCGCCATTTATAAAATGTTGCGGAGCTAATGCCATATTCTCGACATAAATCCGGGACTTTCACGCCAGATTCATTCTGTTTTAAGATCGACATAATCTGTGAATTTTGATTTTTTCATAGTTAATTTCTCCTAAGTAAATAATACGAGAAAATTCTACTTATGATCAGTATTATTTTTAGGGAGGATTACAAAAAGAAATATTCCCAAACTGATCATTTTTAGCCGTACCTTTCGTATGAACGTGTAAATCCCATCTCCCCCATTCTGAACCTCTATTCATAATCTTCTATTTCCTCTTATAGCTTTGATCAATTTTATTTAAGTATTCAATAGACCCTAATGATATTAAGTTTTTAAACAACCTCACCCAACCCTCAACGGCAGTAAATCTTCTGTAATCATCTTGGTATAGGCTTCTTTTACCGTACGCCAATAGCGGAGTTTACTGACGGGATTCTCTGTTTGTGCCTTATATTGCTCAAAGTTGGCGCTTTTCTTTAATGCATCCTCTCCCGGCTGACTTTCTAAGTCCGGATTAAAACTTGCAACCATATACCTGAACTCTTCAGGATCAAGCACCCATTTTTTAGCAAATTCTTCAACTAATACATTCGTTTTCTCGCCTATTTTCTGGGAAAGTAAATCTGTGACTCGCTTGCCTCGAAACTCTTCTGGCATTGCTTTAATTTCATTCCATAATAGTGACATAACGCCTGCAAGCTGTGGATTTTCTTGTTTTAAAGTCTCTACGTAATCATCAATCTCTTGATCGGCGATAGCGTCTGATTGCATCGGTTTCGTAGCATCCTCTTCTGGAATAAACTCCTGAATTAAAGCCATAATATAATTATAATTAATCTCTTCGACCCGATGTGTTTGTAAATCATATTCAATATCAAGAGGTTCTTCTTCCTCATCAGGATTTTCATTTCCTCGCAATTCTTCTAGCACATTCACATAAACGCCGTGATACTCTTCGATCTCTTGAAAATCAATCGGGAAAATATCACCCATCATTTCAGGTTTAAAGTCTGAATAGACCATTGCCGAATTTAAGAAACGATCGAGTTTTTGGAAGGCTCTCACAAAATCACGTTTTTCCTCTAAACTTAATGATTCAATTTCTTCCGGTGTTCTTGCAATTAAACGCAATCTTTCAATTGCTTCAATTAGCTCCTGCTTTGTTTCCTCCCATATCGGTGCTAGAACATAATTTTCACCACCATTCGAATAGAGGAAAAGTGCTTCGTTTACTTTCTGCTCAAAATAATGAGGTCTTTGAAAAGTGACAATTTGCCCATAGAGTTTATCTCGATCAAACAGGCGATTCGTTCGTGAAAATGCCTGAATAATATCGTGCGGCTGCATCGGTGGTCGATCGATAAAGAGTGTCGAAATACACGGCGCATCAAATCCTGTTAATAAGCGATCAACCACAATAATTAAATCAATTTGCTCACTACGCTGATGATAGAGTGTTTTCTTTCTTGCCAAGCGTGCATTCACATTTTGGTTGTAGGCCCTAATCGTTTCTAAAGAGAAAGATTTCTTGTAAGTCTTATTATAATCTTGCAATGCTTCCTTCAT encodes:
- a CDS encoding ACT domain-containing protein codes for the protein MDSIRPYKLGLKLLKQKYIIGKSSSLNELPNLKDKEFFSLIWDGENFNYIIDGNNIIGLDIYSGLWNCLKIDEKLDFNLSGILSSVLYPLSEAKISIFVSSTYDTDFIFIEENNIEFAINTLTSNGFIINGHYI
- a CDS encoding 2OG-Fe dioxygenase family protein, whose translation is MPISIISLGEIGISVDRMKSKLSKYYDEYQFDNYLLQQNKIDIIKKNLSDGNCISEHVLKEIYQGIIKDDELINFFPTLSTDTINYIKNLTPNRKRLISKYLLSYEDGNWLIERVKNTPFEQKDAQITDDNNLDYRKSSRVFKELPDDLCDSDLKDIMTFVANKIYSVTKNTKLNIVVHHTVIYCSNDEEGTNSPEGIHQDGMDLIVSALVIERRNILGAKSIIYGNDKKTEFVTCELQEGMGILQADKGTELWHTVTPIRPLDNNDISFRSSIGFDITLIG